cttaaaaacaaaaaaatttaaattcgcGTCCAAGAACTTTTTAGTTTTCTcactttttaaatacaataatatgacttaattatctttaaaaacaaaaattattaaacctacTTTCAAGGgcatttttcattcattttttgttataataaaattgattaaggagaaatttagtaatttaataaatataaaatatttattaaaaaaaataattaatgcgTGCAGTGTATGTGTCCACACATGGGTTGTTGCACCTGTCGTTTATGGATGACGCAAAGGGAGTCTTACGATGACCACATAATATCTTTTAGGGGAAGTTCAAATGATTTTGATGGCCCCTCTATCCTTGAGCAGTGTATGTGGCCAACAAACCTCTAGTTTAACACCTACaatcttttctcttttgtttccctttttttttctcttctctttgttGATTTTCGACCTTCCAGAGTTTCAAAATAGTCTTTCGATTTGCTTCTTCTTAAGATTTAATCCatgttcttttaattactatttgtttcaaaaataatttataaaattagaatttttttttcaatttcatcctcctttaatttttttttatttttaaatttagtccttattcttttaactactatttcttttatttaagttgaatttgttttttataatttcatcattctttagtttttccctATTAGATTTggtcttaatttgttttattactattttttttactttgataatttttaaaaattgatattgtttttcttattttattattcaacattaaattgattgagaattgagttttttaattgactctaaatttaagatttttagggttacaaatttaaaaaattaacttagatttaagaaatttatccggttttttttttttaagctcatgttttttcagtttaatcatttgacatgtatttaattagagattgagttcctttaattttttgtattttttttctataggatttttactaaatatgaaaataacttGGATTAtctcgagttttttttgttaaatttaacttttttaattaagttaaattaattaattaaatatgaacaTGAAACGAAACTTCTTAATTTAGCCAAGAAGTGAAAAATCTAGAATTTCACGAGTTACAAGTTTACAATATTAacataaatttgattatttttttagttcatatttatttaattttatcttttaatatttttttaattaaatattatactttATCATTGGATATAATTGTATTGCTTTTTCGAGagtcttggattttttttaattttagaaacatTAGCATTACCTAACATTTTCTGACCCGTGCCGTCTCACGAGACATCTATCTAGTCATGCTTAAATTGGTAATGAACAATAAAACATTTACAAGGCTCCAAATTTAACTTATTCTTGTTCTTCAGCAATAACTTATCATATATTGATAATTCCAGAGAGAAAGCACATCAATCCAACAGAAGCAAACATTGGACCTGTCATCTTCTAGACTGCCTactcttatttattaattttatgtacaTATACAGGCAAAAGCACACTGATTTGTACAAGATTAAGTCACTCTTCATTTCAGGTAAAGCTCTGTTGTTTAACAAAATGCACTGCTATCTTTATAAGAAACCTAATAGAAGTCATCCAGAGACAAGTTCTCAACAGAACCGAAGCTCTCCAGATGCCCGATCCTTGAGAAATTAGTCATTGATCCACCCAAAAAATCAAGGGGTGAGTAATTTGAGAAGGTAGTGGTATCGTAGATAAACGACAAGCCTGTATTGTCAACCACAGGATAATTCACATAAAAGGAGCTGAATATGTTAACTTCATAATCATGAAGAACAGTGTCATTGACTGCATTTCTAGCTATATCAGTATATACATTTTGATCCGAGGCCTTTTTAGCTTGGATGACCTGAGAAAACATCAAGAACATGTAGCTATTAGCATTTAAGAATTGGTAAGATACTTTCTCACGGGAAACCTCACCATCAATCTATAGGTTTAGAATAGCAGCATACATAATTCTGACTTTGACTGTCTTGGTATACCATAATAAAGTCTCCAAGCTGTAATCCATGAGCGTGAACAAAGTCCCCTGTGAAAATCCGATACAAGTTTGGTGATTTGTATACATATATTGTCTATGGAAGAAAAAATTGGAAGGAGAACTTTACAAGGTAATCAAGGTTTTACCGGTGTTTTCGAGTACATACATTCGGCTATTGTTATTAGGCCAGTACCTGCTTCCGAAAGTATAGAAAAATGCACGAGATCAGAAGCTGTATCTTGATGAAGTTCCTATTTGAAGCTGCAACCAACCAACCAATTCCACCTTCCATCGGAATTGATGACTTTTGGCAGTCTTGcagatttaaattcaaaaactttccgAAGTAATTAAATGTGCCGTCTAAAGGTTAAtcctaacaaaaatattattccgTTTCCCTTGATGCACACCATTCGTTATTGATATGTAATTTCTGCCATCAAAAGGAAAGGGGAGGGAGCTTGCACCTGTACTTGAAGCTCCAAACATGTAGACCGTCCAAGTCATCCATGCTGATAAATATCCCTTCCTTGGACTCCAGAAAAGGGAGGTGTGCCTCAGCTGCTTTCTGAATTATTGAGCcatcaaaatacatgtaaaGTTCAATTAGGAAAAGAAGTTTGAGATTAAATTGTTGCACCATGAAGATGCATTGACAAGGAAACGACATTGTCCAAAATATATGAATCTCAACAAAAGAGAAATACAAAATACAGTATTAATTAGACCTTTGGGAGTACCATTCTCCTCAGAGAGCTTACATCACTGTTCTTAAGTTCCTTTTGGAAAAGGAATCTAAGTCTCCTTGGATCAATGACCTATGGCATAAGATCATTTGGAGTTGTCGATCAACTAATAATCTCGAAAAACTTATCAAATCATGAATTAAGAGGCAACTTATAAGTGATACAATGTGGTCAAATTTTCTAATCAATATCAAGCATATAGCAACAACGATTTGTCCAATATGTGACGAGCTCAAACCAAAGCAAGAACATTGAAGGAAACATATGTGTCTTGCaaatcacaaaagaaaaaattgcaaATTAAAATTGGAAGCTGGTAGAAACAGATTCAATTTCCAAATTTCGATTGAATTTCTCCAATAACAAACCGCAGACAAACAATTAACTTGCAAGGTATTCTACCGCATAAGACCGTGAAAGTTACTATACATGCTGCATTGAATTGATCTAATGAAGAACATAATCATTAAATTCTATGTGTTCTGGAATAAGTGAAACAGATCAGTTCTGAGAGTTCAGTCAAAGCTGTCCGATGCAAAATCCCCCAAATGATGGCATTTGCTCTGCTTCTGAAGTAGATACATAAAGCAGCTCTTCGAAGTTAATTGGTTACATACCAGTCAAAGTTTTTCAATGCTCTGCATGAACTCATGTCTTTGAGAAACAATTAATTGGGATACATAAATACTCGTATTGAACAATTGATCTTTCCctttcaacaaagaaaatcttAGCTAATTGTTCTAGCTAGATCACAGTCAAACAAAATGAgtacaaaaacaatattaaaaagtttaattaaattactaaaagaAGAGAAACTTACCACTAGCAAAATCTTACCTCTCAGATTACCTTGAGCAAGACAACATCAAGTTGTCCAAATAAGCAGAAGTAGCTAGTAAGGAAATCCAAGACAATTAATGATATAGTGACATAATAATTAAAGCTAAATATGAAAAGAATTCTCACACGTGCGGGGAGGGAAGAAGGGTCttgaagaggaagagagaaggCAGGCACGTGCAGGTGAGTGGTGGCAGAGCAGGAAGCATTAGCAGCAAAAGAGAGAAGGTGATTGATAGTAGAAGATGATCTCCTCTGTCTGGGcatccttttcttccttttaatcTCAAAATCCACCATAGAACCAACAAGGCGGTCACGGGTCGACCCGAGTATAACAAGATCTGAACCTCCTTCAATATTGGGACTCTGCTTATTGTCCCCCTCCACAGTGACACCTTCTCCACCCGCCATCCAAGAACAGGCCTCGGTTTTCTCATGAACCACATCTTGGTGCATCATCATTAGCTACTAAGGGTTTTCTTCTTTTGGTTTCtacttttcttgataaaaaagCAAAGAGTGCTAGTAGCTACTGATAAGTGAGTGCGCGCTTGCGCTTTAGATCGATACCAGTGAGAGAGACTGGCTGTCTCTCTCTGTGTGGCTTGGCAGATCGAGACTAACGGTGATCGACGCTCGGCAATCACGAAATGGGATGTTTTCTTGACTTTCTTGTATGCTGTGAGTGGTCAAAGGGATCATCAAGAAAACAGCAAAGCTAGTTCTGTTTCTATTTTTAGCAAAAAGGGTTCTTGTAATGATTTCACTGCGTGGTTTTTATGCCATTTGTGTTTCTTTCATTGATGCTTCCTCTCAAATCTTTTGCCCCCATTGCCCatctttagtatttttaatcTCCAACACATTGCAACAATAATTACAAGTGGCATGGGGTTGGTAGGTGAGATTGGCCGCAGAACAAGGTAGAGTTAGGGTTTAGTCTTTACATTGAGGTAGTTATGGAGACTAATGTGCAATGTGGATTCATGGCCAGTTTTTAGGGATCTTTTAGTGTTACACTGTCTACCAATACAATGGTCTTGTACTCTTGTTGAAGATGTATAACTAACTAGGGTTAGGATACTTTGGTTGGTAGCTAGCTAGTTAGGGTTAACATTGAGAAAAGAGATAGTAGTGGAGTATGGAGGgtggaaaagaataaaaactggATGAAGAGGGGTTGTGGGTGGCGGCGGTgacggcggcggcggcggcggagCGGCCAAGAAAAGGTTGACGAATGGAGGGCGGAGAGGGAACAGGTGTTGCAAAAGTTCTGATTACTGTTTTGAGAAATCAATGGTGTTAACACTCTCTTCTCCCTATTGgttttcacgagtttgaataGAGAAATAGAAACTAACCACTGTCATAGGTGTCCTGGCTTGATTGCGCGCCAATTCCAGggtttattttgctttttggAGCTAGTGGgtctatatatacatatatacatatatacatacatacatatatatatgtatgtatactCGTACGTACGGTGTGTGGGTgtatttatttgcttttaatgatttttttagtaattaaattCCTTTTGAAATCTACAGAATAGCAGTACTGTTAAGATGATTCCAAGCCaagataatgattgttttttgtattttttaaaaaaaattaattatttttttattttttattttaaattaatattttttatgtttttagatactttaatatcttaatatcaaaattaattttttttaaataaaataaaataaaaattattttaatatatttccaagtaaaaaatacttttaaaaaataatttttattatattccaaacactttttaaatttaattttaagagttgcaccatttaaataatacaaaaaatcttaaataaaacatgttcgattattaaataattctaaactatataaaaaaaaacataaattaacagGAAAATATAACTAATTCCaaacattaattatttgatcTACTCCGAGGGCTTTACTAGTATTAGATggttataaaaaatttacagtATAGGAAACAAGAATTCTacgatttcttaaaaaaatttagtccaCTCAAGATTGTACCCGAAATTTGaaggtaaattatattttttaaaattttaatttttttttatgtttttaaattattttaatatgttaatgttaaaaataattttttttaaaaaaataaaaaaatacttattttaatatatttttaaactaaaaatattttaaattattattattaccacaaTTCCAAACTAACTCCAACACATTTAATCAGAATCTGCTGTGATCTCTTAAAAATATCTCAGTTCCCACCTCCCATTTGTTTAAATACTGTAGTTTCTAAATGTGGTTTACTTAAAACTCATTGGTAGGATCTTCAGTTTTTTAGGCtatgttattttcaaaaacaaattaaatttacttgtgctagtttcttttttaaaaaaattgtgctaattctttttttaaaaaaaattaggatctaGTACCCTAGTAAATTTATCGGcctttatgataaaaaaaacattaatctttcaatagGAACAAAATATTCAATGAATCAACTACAATATATTTAGCTACTAGCTTtctcttataaaatatatatttggtactATAATTTTGgttgtatgatattttttaaaaatattttttaattaaaaatatattaaaatattttttttagaatctttttatttttaatattaacatatcaaaattatataaaaaaatactttaaaatattaatttaataatttttaaataaaaaatattttaaaaaacaaaactataaagaaAGGTTtgcattttaataatatataattatataacggGAAAAAACATGCGAGACTAAATTGTGTTCAAATTAAGCCCACGTAGATAGATTTTGGatggatacaaaaaaaaatattcaataaatgcAAGGAACACAATCGCGCTGCAACACTTTTTCAAGGTTAGTAAGGGGTGTTTTGAAGGATtgtagatattgtttttttatttagaaaggtattataataatatttttttattttaaaaaaattattttaacatcagtatattaaaataatttaaaaataccaaaaaaatattaatttaaagtaaaaaaaaaaaatttaaatgtttttttaaaatataaaaataaacaagcccTAACATACAATATTAACTTTATcacattttctttaataaaatttaaatttaacaagcttaaaaaaattcataaaatgtTAAAACCCTTTCCATAAATGAATTTGATGTCTCATAAGATATAAATACTCCATGAATTCTTCAAATCTAAGGTTTagaatctcttgatttttaatatttttaacatacatagtttataatatatttttcaaaaatatcattatatttttttttatataaaattattgaattaaacaTTTAAGATTCTTTATATTAATCAAAGAAAAGAGTCTTTTGTAAGTATTAATCACTTCAGCTTTCCAGACAGTACCAATTATTTATCACCTAAGTTTTCACATCAGGCCACTAactattttaactatttttctttatataaagcCTAAAGAATCA
This genomic interval from Populus alba chromosome 1, ASM523922v2, whole genome shotgun sequence contains the following:
- the LOC118055189 gene encoding B3 domain-containing transcription factor FUS3 isoform X3; its protein translation is MMMHQDVVHEKTEACSWMAGGEGVTVEGDNKQSPNIEGGSDLVILGSTRDRLVGSMVDFEIKRKKRMPRQRRSSSTINHLLSFAANASCSATTHLHVPAFSLPLQDPSSLPARVIDPRRLRFLFQKELKNSDVSSLRRMVLPKKAAEAHLPFLESKEGIFISMDDLDGLHVWSFKYRYWPNNNSRMYVLENTGDFVHAHGLQLGDFIMVIQAKKASDQNVYTDIARNAVNDTVLHDYEVNIFSSFYVNYPVVDNTGLSFIYDTTTFSNYSPLDFLGGSMTNFSRIGHLESFGSVENLSLDDFY
- the LOC118055189 gene encoding B3 domain-containing transcription factor FUS3 isoform X2; translated protein: MMMHQDVVHEKTEACSWMAGGEGVTVEGDNKQSPNIEGGSDLVILGSTRDRLVGSMVDFEIKRKKRMPRQRRSSSTINHLLSFAANASCSATTHLHVPAFSLPLQDPSSLPARVIDPRRLRFLFQKELKNSDVSSLRRMKAAEAHLPFLESKEGIFISMDDLDGLHVWSFKYRYWPNNNSRMYVLENTGDFVHAHGLQLGDFIMVYQDSQSQNYVIQAKKASDQNVYTDIARNAVNDTVLHDYEVNIFSSFYVNYPVVDNTGLSFIYDTTTFSNYSPLDFLGGSMTNFSRIGHLESFGSVENLSLDDFY
- the LOC118055189 gene encoding B3 domain-containing transcription factor FUS3 isoform X4, with protein sequence MMMHQDVVHEKTEACSWMAGGEGVTVEGDNKQSPNIEGGSDLVILGSTRDRLVGSMVDFEIKRKKRMPRQRRSSSTINHLLSFAANASCSATTHLHVPAFSLPLQDPSSLPARKAAEAHLPFLESKEGIFISMDDLDGLHVWSFKYRYWPNNNSRMYVLENTGDFVHAHGLQLGDFIMVYQDSQSQNYVIQAKKASDQNVYTDIARNAVNDTVLHDYEVNIFSSFYVNYPVVDNTGLSFIYDTTTFSNYSPLDFLGGSMTNFSRIGHLESFGSVENLSLDDFY
- the LOC118055189 gene encoding B3 domain-containing transcription factor FUS3 isoform X1 → MMMHQDVVHEKTEACSWMAGGEGVTVEGDNKQSPNIEGGSDLVILGSTRDRLVGSMVDFEIKRKKRMPRQRRSSSTINHLLSFAANASCSATTHLHVPAFSLPLQDPSSLPARVIDPRRLRFLFQKELKNSDVSSLRRMVLPKKAAEAHLPFLESKEGIFISMDDLDGLHVWSFKYRYWPNNNSRMYVLENTGDFVHAHGLQLGDFIMVYQDSQSQNYVIQAKKASDQNVYTDIARNAVNDTVLHDYEVNIFSSFYVNYPVVDNTGLSFIYDTTTFSNYSPLDFLGGSMTNFSRIGHLESFGSVENLSLDDFY